The following are encoded in a window of Lacinutrix sp. WUR7 genomic DNA:
- a CDS encoding YiiX/YebB-like N1pC/P60 family cysteine hydrolase → MKYLHIISFVALFSCNKTNFQYDNILLDEEQIYIVYRGTKTKLGNIARDFNLKDKFSSHVGFLIFKNNTWLVYHVLDENDNQSDLRIHKMKDFLDINKERVFYTSLWKINTSSSTETNTIRKCILGYEGLKIVFNKNFSTNEPNRLYCSEFIVKVLRKSDTLKYKFEKSKRKLTGVFKSYLGRDTLSYYPVDIFQDNKKFIFLKEWKLKK, encoded by the coding sequence TTGAAATATTTACATATAATTAGTTTTGTGGCTTTATTTAGTTGTAATAAAACTAATTTTCAGTACGATAACATATTACTCGATGAAGAACAAATATATATAGTATATCGAGGAACTAAAACTAAACTTGGTAATATAGCTAGAGACTTTAACTTAAAAGATAAGTTTAGTTCTCATGTAGGTTTTTTAATATTTAAAAATAACACATGGCTTGTATACCATGTGCTAGATGAAAATGATAATCAATCTGATTTAAGAATACATAAAATGAAAGATTTTTTAGACATAAATAAAGAAAGGGTTTTTTATACAAGTTTATGGAAAATTAATACTAGTAGTTCTACAGAAACTAATACTATAAGGAAATGTATTTTGGGTTATGAGGGTTTAAAAATTGTATTCAATAAAAACTTTTCAACCAATGAACCAAACAGATTATATTGTTCAGAATTTATTGTGAAAGTTTTGAGGAAATCAGATACATTAAAATATAAATTTGAAAAAAGTAAACGTAAATTAACAGGTGTATTTAAATCTTATTTGGGAAGAGATACATTATCTTATTATCCCGTTGATATTTTTCAAGACAATAAAAAATTTATATTTCTTAAAGAATGGAAACTTAAGAAATAA
- the rpsU gene encoding 30S ribosomal protein S21, whose translation MLRIPVQAGENIERALKRHKRKFVKTTVKNQLQERKQYTKPSMERRAQVQKAQYVQGLRDAENV comes from the coding sequence ATGTTAAGAATTCCAGTACAAGCAGGAGAAAATATAGAGAGAGCATTAAAACGCCACAAACGTAAGTTTGTTAAAACTACAGTTAAAAATCAACTACAAGAACGTAAACAATATACTAAACCTTCTATGGAACGTAGAGCACAAGTGCAAAAAGCACAATATGTTCAAGGATTAAGAGATGCAGAAAACGTTTAA
- a CDS encoding tyrosine-type recombinase/integrase, with translation MLFNAFIDYLLLEKNYSKLTIKAYEKDLSDFLMFNASAFDQESIEDANYSQIRSWIVAMVEKEISNRSINRKISALNTYYKFLLKIGEIEANPLAKHKALKTSKKIQIPFSEAEIAIVLDELNFQEDYKGIRDKLIIELFYSTGIRRMELVQLQLKDIDTSNKTLKVLGKRNKERFVPLLQSVIQTINKYLEARKQLEIIVDKDCLFLTQKGVKIYETLVYRIINEYFSLASTKVKKSPHILRHSFATHLLNQGADLNAVKELLGHSSLAATQVYTHNSIAELKKVYLNTHPRSKKK, from the coding sequence ATGCTATTTAACGCTTTCATCGATTATCTCTTGTTAGAAAAAAACTATTCTAAGCTAACCATAAAAGCCTATGAAAAAGATCTTTCCGATTTCTTAATGTTTAATGCTTCCGCATTCGATCAAGAAAGTATAGAAGACGCAAACTATTCGCAAATAAGAAGTTGGATCGTTGCTATGGTAGAAAAAGAAATCTCCAATAGAAGTATTAATAGAAAAATTTCGGCTTTAAATACCTACTATAAATTCCTTCTTAAAATAGGAGAAATAGAAGCAAATCCATTAGCAAAACACAAAGCTTTAAAAACAAGTAAGAAAATACAGATTCCATTTTCTGAAGCCGAAATAGCAATCGTATTAGACGAGCTTAACTTTCAAGAAGATTATAAGGGAATACGAGATAAACTAATTATAGAACTATTTTATTCTACAGGAATTAGACGTATGGAGCTGGTGCAGCTGCAATTAAAAGATATTGATACCTCCAATAAAACATTAAAAGTATTAGGGAAACGCAACAAAGAAAGATTTGTTCCATTATTACAATCGGTAATACAAACTATCAACAAATATCTAGAAGCAAGAAAGCAATTAGAAATAATAGTAGATAAAGACTGTTTGTTTTTAACCCAAAAAGGAGTTAAAATTTACGAAACACTTGTGTACCGAATAATAAATGAGTATTTTAGTTTAGCATCTACTAAAGTAAAAAAGAGCCCGCATATATTAAGACATTCATTTGCAACTCATTTACTAAATCAAGGTGCAGACTTAAATGCTGTAAAAGAATTGCTTGGGCATTCTAGTTTAGCTGCAACACAAGTTTATACACATAATAGTATAGCAGAGTTAAAAAAAGTGTACCTAAACACACATCCAAGAAGTAAAAAAAAATAG
- the hpf gene encoding ribosome hibernation-promoting factor, HPF/YfiA family: MKVNTQSVNFNADQKLLDFVQKRMDKLDTFYDKIIKADVFLKLDNTSDKENKIFEARVSVPGDSFVVKKQCKSFEEGTDVAIASLERQLKKRKEKLRAHL; this comes from the coding sequence ATGAAAGTAAACACCCAATCCGTCAACTTCAATGCAGATCAAAAACTATTAGACTTTGTCCAAAAACGTATGGATAAGTTAGATACCTTTTACGATAAGATAATAAAAGCAGACGTTTTTTTGAAATTAGATAATACTAGTGATAAGGAAAATAAAATTTTTGAAGCACGAGTAAGTGTACCTGGAGATAGCTTCGTTGTGAAAAAACAATGTAAATCGTTCGAAGAGGGTACAGATGTGGCGATTGCGTCGCTCGAAAGACAGTTAAAAAAGCGAAAAGAAAAATTAAGAGCACATTTATAA
- the tuf gene encoding elongation factor Tu codes for MAKATFDRSKPHLNIGTIGHVDHGKTTLTAAITKVLADAGLSEAKDFDQIDNAPEEKERGITINTSHVEYATANRHYAHVDCPGHADYVKNMVTGAAQMDGAILVVAATDGPMPQTREHILLGRQVGIPRMVVFMNKVDMVDDEELLELVDMEIRDLLSFYEYDGDNGPVIAGSALGALNGEQKWVDTVMELMDAVDAWIEEPVREVDKPFLMPIEDVFSITGRGTVATGRIETGVANTGDPVEIIGMGAEKLTSTVTGIEMFRQILDRGEAGDNAGILLRGIEKSQISRGMVICKPGSVTPHAKFKAEVYILKKEEGGRHTPFHTNYRPQFYVRTTDVTGNIALPDGVEMVMPGDNLTIHVELIQPIAMNVGLRFAIREGGRTVGAGQVTEILD; via the coding sequence ATGGCAAAGGCAACTTTCGATCGTTCAAAACCACACTTAAACATTGGTACAATTGGACACGTAGATCACGGTAAAACAACTTTAACTGCTGCTATTACTAAAGTATTAGCTGATGCAGGTTTATCAGAGGCAAAAGATTTCGATCAAATTGATAACGCTCCTGAAGAAAAAGAAAGAGGTATAACAATTAATACTTCTCACGTAGAATATGCAACAGCAAATCGTCATTACGCTCACGTTGACTGTCCAGGTCACGCCGATTACGTAAAGAACATGGTTACTGGTGCAGCGCAAATGGATGGTGCTATTTTAGTAGTAGCAGCAACAGATGGTCCAATGCCACAAACACGTGAGCATATCTTATTAGGACGTCAGGTAGGAATTCCTCGTATGGTTGTATTCATGAATAAAGTGGATATGGTTGATGATGAAGAATTACTTGAGTTAGTAGATATGGAGATTAGAGATTTATTATCTTTCTATGAATATGATGGAGATAATGGACCTGTAATTGCTGGTTCTGCTTTAGGTGCACTTAACGGTGAACAAAAATGGGTAGATACTGTAATGGAATTAATGGATGCTGTAGATGCATGGATTGAAGAGCCTGTAAGAGAAGTAGACAAGCCTTTCTTAATGCCTATCGAAGATGTATTCTCTATTACTGGTCGTGGTACTGTTGCAACTGGTCGTATTGAAACTGGTGTAGCAAATACTGGAGATCCTGTAGAGATTATTGGAATGGGAGCTGAAAAGTTAACATCTACTGTTACAGGTATTGAAATGTTCCGTCAAATCCTTGATAGAGGTGAAGCTGGAGATAATGCAGGTATCTTATTAAGAGGTATTGAAAAGTCTCAAATTTCTAGAGGTATGGTAATCTGTAAGCCAGGTTCTGTAACTCCTCACGCTAAATTTAAAGCTGAGGTTTATATCCTTAAGAAAGAAGAAGGTGGACGTCACACTCCATTCCATACAAATTACCGTCCACAATTTTACGTTCGTACAACGGATGTAACTGGAAACATTGCGCTTCCTGATGGAGTTGAAATGGTAATGCCTGGAGATAACTTAACAATTCACGTTGAGTTAATTCAACCAATTGCAATGAATGTTGGTCTTCGTTTCGCTATACGTGAAGGAGGAAGAACAGTTGGAGCTGGTCAGGTAACTGAGATTTTAGACTAA
- the secE gene encoding preprotein translocase subunit SecE: MAGIVNYIKESFEELKNNVSWPTWAETQSLTILVAVFSIIFSLAIWGIDTVFSRVIGYYFNLING; the protein is encoded by the coding sequence ATGGCAGGAATTGTAAATTATATAAAAGAATCATTTGAAGAATTAAAGAATAATGTGAGCTGGCCTACATGGGCAGAAACACAAAGTTTAACTATTCTTGTAGCTGTATTTTCTATTATTTTCTCTTTAGCAATTTGGGGAATAGATACAGTTTTCAGTAGAGTTATTGGGTATTATTTTAATTTAATAAACGGATAA
- the nusG gene encoding transcription termination/antitermination protein NusG, translating to MSEGIEKKWYVVRAVSGQENKIKAYIENEIARLGLQDYVDQVLVPTEKVIQIRNGKKVSKEKVYFPGYIMVQANLSGEIPHIIKSVTNVIGFLGETKGGEPVPLRQSEVNRMLGKVDELEVDTDVNVAIPFTIGETVKVIDGPFNGFDGSIEKINEEKRKLEVMVKIFGRKTPLELSYMQVEKV from the coding sequence ATGTCTGAAGGAATAGAAAAGAAGTGGTACGTAGTTAGAGCTGTAAGTGGTCAAGAAAACAAAATCAAAGCATATATTGAGAATGAAATAGCTCGATTAGGCTTACAAGATTATGTAGATCAGGTTCTTGTACCTACTGAAAAAGTAATTCAAATACGTAACGGGAAAAAGGTAAGCAAAGAAAAAGTTTACTTTCCTGGTTATATAATGGTTCAGGCAAATTTAAGTGGTGAAATCCCTCACATAATTAAATCTGTAACAAATGTTATTGGTTTTTTAGGAGAAACTAAAGGAGGAGAGCCAGTGCCTTTAAGACAATCTGAAGTTAACAGAATGTTAGGTAAAGTAGATGAATTAGAAGTAGATACAGATGTTAATGTAGCAATACCATTCACAATAGGAGAAACGGTAAAAGTTATAGACGGACCATTCAATGGTTTTGACGGAAGTATCGAAAAGATAAATGAGGAAAAGCGTAAACTAGAAGTAATGGTGAAGATTTTTGGAAGAAAAACACCATTAGAATTAAGTTATATGCAAGTAGAAAAAGTATAA
- the rplK gene encoding 50S ribosomal protein L11 yields MAKELDKVVKLQVRGGAANPSPPVGPALGAAGVNIMEFCKQFNARTQDKPGKVLPVVISVYRDKSFEFVIKTPPAAVQLLEAAKIKKGSGEPNRKKVAKVSWDQVKTIAEDKMVDLNAFTIESAMKMVAGTARSMGITVTGNAPN; encoded by the coding sequence ATGGCAAAAGAGTTAGACAAAGTAGTTAAGTTACAAGTAAGGGGAGGTGCAGCGAATCCGTCGCCACCGGTTGGACCCGCTCTAGGAGCTGCTGGGGTTAATATCATGGAGTTCTGTAAGCAGTTTAATGCTAGAACACAAGATAAACCAGGTAAAGTTTTACCTGTGGTAATTTCTGTTTACAGAGACAAATCATTTGAATTTGTAATCAAAACACCACCAGCTGCAGTACAATTATTAGAAGCGGCAAAAATCAAGAAGGGTTCAGGAGAACCAAACCGAAAAAAAGTAGCTAAAGTTTCTTGGGATCAAGTGAAAACTATCGCAGAAGACAAAATGGTAGATTTAAATGCATTTACAATTGAATCTGCTATGAAGATGGTAGCTGGAACCGCAAGGTCAATGGGTATAACCGTGACTGGAAACGCGCCAAATTAA